A portion of the Tenacibaculum todarodis genome contains these proteins:
- the rplS gene encoding 50S ribosomal protein L19 has protein sequence MEALVKFVQEEFVTKNELPKFGAGDTITVYFEIKEGNKTRTQFFRGVVIQRKGTGTSETFTIRKMSGTVGVERIFPVNLPAIQKIEVNKRGIVRRARIYYFRDLTGKKARIKERRG, from the coding sequence ATGGAAGCTTTAGTAAAATTTGTACAAGAAGAATTTGTAACAAAAAACGAATTACCAAAATTTGGTGCTGGAGATACAATTACAGTGTATTTCGAAATTAAAGAAGGGAACAAAACACGTACACAGTTCTTTAGAGGTGTAGTAATCCAAAGAAAAGGAACAGGAACATCAGAAACTTTTACAATCAGAAAAATGTCTGGTACTGTAGGTGTTGAGCGTATTTTCCCTGTAAATTTACCAGCAATTCAAAAAATTGAGGTAAACAAAAGAGGTATTGTACGTAGAGCACGTATCTATTACTTTAGAGATCTTACTGGTAAAAAAGCAAGAATTAAAGAAAGAAGAGGTTAA